CTTCTATGCAGAAATATCTGGGTCCTAGTGTTTCTGAGCAAACTTCAGACTAGGGACACTAGTGTCCCACTCCAAAGTTGGCTCTTGAGCTCTTAAATAAAGGTCATGAGTTTGCATCAGCGCAGCTCAGAGTCGGTATTGTGTTCAGCAGTGGTCGAGAACATTCATGGTTGTTCAGAATTCCGTGACATTTTCTGTGACACAAATTGGTAGCCAAGTAGATCGCAGCAATGCTCTCAACTACATCCGGACTGGAGAACACCTGTTGCTCCCCAGCGTCAAGATGGCCCGGCATACGTATAGCGTCCACCATAACTGGTCGCTTCTGAAGTCGAATCGGTTTTCACTTCCCGTGTCTATTATGGTCTGCCCTCTCACATTAAAGGTGGACCGGGCTCAAGGGGCCGTCCAGATCGAGGGCCGGGTCAAAGACACCTCCAGCTTCGTGAAGAAGCTGATGCGCAAGGACTATGCGTCGCCTTGGGCCGAAATGCGCGACAAGGCGGGCGTTCGTGTCACGACGGTCTACGCAGCTGATGTCGCTATCGTAGCTATCGCTATCGCTAACGAGTTCGAGGTCCTGTACCGTGAGGACAAGCGTGAGCAGTTGGCTCCCGATCACTTCGACTACCTCGGTCTTCACTTCGAGATCGCGGTACCCATCGGTGATGGCTTGTCGAAGGACGACCGTGTCTGCGAGGTCCAAGTCCGTACCGAGACGGAGACTGCCTGGGCGAATGCTTCCCACGACCTCCTCTACAAGGCACCCGTCGAACCCGGTCCCGAGATTAAGCGCGGACTTCACCGGCTGCTGGCCCTGGTGGAGCTCTTCGACTTGGAGGTCACCAGAACTCGAGAGGCAATCATGTCACACACGACTTATAAGGAAGGACGGCTTTTGCTGGGTCTGGAGCAGGCATTTCTAGACCTCGTGGCGCATCGGTCGGATCCGGAACTCTCGCGTCACGTGATCGACGCTCTGCGACCGGTCATACCGTCGCTCGACTGGGACGAGTACAGGAGATTGCTTGATCCATTCATTACCGACAATCGCACCAAGCTGGTACGAATATGTGCCGACTATCTCGCGGACGACCGCAATCCGCTCGTCTCCCAGCCAGAGAGTCTGCTCGTCTTCGAGCGTATAGAACATGACCGCTTTCGGCTGGCCGAGCGGTGAGCGCAGGTCCTGCCGACAGGAATGCTCACCCAGATGGCGGACATGTGGGATAATCCCGTAGAAGTCGATGAATAGTTCAAGCGATGCAGGTGTGGGGTGAGCAAGGATTGGCCAGACTTCGCGGCAAAGGAAGAGCATTGCTTCCTGCCATAACCTACGCCACTCGTTCGGGAGCGTGCCGTTCTCGGTTCGACACACCTAGGCTTGGCCCTGGCAGGCACTCTGAAACCTACCGATACGTTGACAAAGATGTGGGGAGATGTAACGAAAAGTGACCAAGTCAAGACCATTAGTCTCAGGTTTGATAGTGGCAGCCATCATCCTTTCGGGATGTAACCAATCAACGAAGACTCAGACAAGCCATTCAACGAAGACTCAGACAAAGAGCAACCACTCTGCGGCTGTCGCGCCAAAGAGTTCATCGACCCCGTCGAAGCCGATAATCGAGTCCGTAACCGCGAGCATTCACGGACAGCCATATGGTAAGGGGCTTCACGCCGTTCGTTTTGTCTCATCTAGCACCGGATATATGGCCGGCAACGGCATCATCTTGAAAACCACAGACGGCGGACAGATCTTCACTACAGCAGCGCATACGAGCGTGAACCTTACGGGGGGGCTGTCAGTTGCAAGAACTGCATCGGCAACCGTAGCCGCCTGGGGCAGCCACAGCATCCTGGTTAGCCACAACAGTGGATCGAACTGGTCAACATCCACACTTCCACACACTGTTCAACAGGTCGACTTTGCTACCTCTTCGATAGGATTTGCCATAACCGGTCATACATGGGGCGCGGCTGGATACCCAGCCTGGGTACTGTGGCGCACAACGGATGGAGGCGCCCACTGGATCCAAGTTCCAACGTCAAGTCCACCGGCATCAATCTCCTTTGGTGCTGCGAGTGTAGGTTGGATGAGCACTGCGAACGGTGACATCTTTCGGACAGTGGATTCAGGCCAGACTTGGAGCCGCGTGACGCAGATTCCGGTCAGCAACGGACCTGGAGCAAGGCCTCCTTCTCTTCATGCGGCCTCAGCACAAATATGCTGGGCGCTTGTAGTTGGTGGTAGTGGGATGAACCAAACGTCTTACTCGGTGTTCCGAACAACCAATGGAACGAACTGGAGTCCAGTACTTGCACTTAGCACCGCTGGTGCGGGGGCTGCTCCTGGTGACCCGGGAAAGGTGCCTCGGGGACCAGGTGCCTCACCGGGACCTATGGCCGTCGTGGGAGGATCGAGTAGTGCCGTGCTAGCGGGTGAGTGCGAGGCATGTGGTCTCGGAACGACATCAGTTAGTTCAACTCAAAACGCCGGGGCCAGCTGGAATAACTTCCCCACCATCCAAAATGGGGGCTTGTCGGGCAGTATGTCCTTTGTCTCTCCGAGCGAAGGGTGGCTGCTCGATAGCTACGGGACTGGCACCGTCTCTCTTCTTCAGACTCTCGACGGAGGGAGTACCTGGAAGGAGGTCTACCCAATGGCGCATCCTCATCCAGTCAATAGCGTGTCATTCGTCAATGCCCAAGTTGGCTACGGAGTCGGTGTACCTGGCGATGCCGGTGCCTTCCTGAAAACCGACAATGGTGGCCGTACCTGGAGCAAGATTGGTGACGTGCCTACTACTGCCACCGGCACCGCTTCACAAATAGTCTTTGTCACCGAACAGCATGGATTTGTAGTGTACAGCCCCATCCCCAATAAGAGCGGGATCTACGAAACCAATGATGGGGGGAAGTCGTGGACATTGTTAAAGAATCCGAATGGGACTAACATGCTCCTAATATTTGCAGGTACCCAGGATGGCGTGGCTTTTGGCCCTACGCAGCACTGGGCCACTACCAACGGCGGCCAAAGCTGGTTCCAAGTGCACCTCAAGTCACCGTGGCTCCCGTGGCTCCCGTGGCTCCCTGCCTCCGACTCCGCAGTGGCTGGGCTGTATCTCGCCGGACTAGCTCGCCTTCCTGTGGCCAAAACACTAACCGACATCGTTCACTCTCAAAACGGTGGACAATATGCCCAGATTAGCTTTGCAGGTTCCCAAGTGGCTTGGTTCCCGAGCCCAAGCCAGGGCGGTGTTCTCCTCACTACAGATGGGGGTGCTAAGTGGAGCAACATCAACATACACGGTATCAGTTACGCTGACTTTGACTTTGTCAACGGAGAGGACGGTTGGGCACAGTCATCGGGGGGTTCTCTGCTGCGGACCACCAGCGGAGGCAAAACGTGGACGTACGCCTCGAACCCGACTCCTTGAGACCTGTGATCACAGGGGGTTGCCGGCGCGTGAGTACCAGCATTATTCGCCTACCCCAGCGTTCGTGGTATCCCCGCATTCTCCCCAGCTCGATAGGTTGTGTGAAACTACAAGGTGGCGTCTACCTCTTGAAGCATTTCAATGACTCCCGAACGCCAAGAAGGGAGTAGGTCTTGCGATGGTGGGGTTCCGGGATGGAGGAGTCCCCACGGGCGATCTTCGCTGGCGACCTTCGAATCAACGGAATGAATGAGATGCTCGATCACTGGTGTGGGGGAACCTCGCGTTCGAGACTACCGAGTTTCATCCGGCTGTCAAAGACCATCCGAACGCAAAAGAGAAGGTATCCTCGCCCCATCAGACTTGGGGTATCCAACGGGAGGGTCGAGGGACTCGATGCATGAGTTCGCTCAATCATTGCCAGTCTCACGGGTTTCACTCCGCCAACGCTATCCTCGTCATGGTGATACTAGCTTGTGGATCGCCTCAAGTGAAGCTACTCTAGGCTGGAACGAGTTTATACGCATAGGTGCCAAGGGAGCTGAAACTGCGACTACTCGCATGAGCTTCATTGTTGAGACCTTGCGATCATTATCGATACCGATCCCGCTTCACGACACCCTATACAAACCATAGAATCTCCTCAAGGGCCAGAGGTAGATCGCCAGGCATTGGTGCTCGTCGAGATCAACGTTGAGGGGAACGGACCGCTCGGCACACACCGGCCCTTTCGGCTCTATTGAACCAATTGGGGCATCAGGCCTACCTGGAGTCCACTGTATGACCGAGGTGGCCATTGACGGCCGAAACCTCGTCTGCTATAGTGCTGGTACAATCATTTCGCGCCCCAACCAACAGGAAGGTTGCGTCTATAATTCTGAGATTTAATCGATTACCTGGCAAAATCATGGCACTTCTCTTGGCTGCCTTCGTTCTCGCATCGTGTGGGAGTTCACCTGCTGCGAGTCCAAACTCGAAGTCGACTACCACGGCAACATATAAGTCAGGTTCAAAGTCCCGAGCACCCGCAGTTACTGAAGTACGTCGCGCCTCCTCCTGCTACCCGTCGTCGCTCCATAGCAACATCGTGAATCAGGGTGCTGCCGGAGGCACCGACACGCTCGTGATTTCGCTGCGGAATGTCAGCCATCGTACGTGCGAACTCGTGGGCTATCCGGACGTACAAATGCTACGAGGATCGCGACACATCCCCATTACTCTTGTTCGGTCAACTAACCCACTTGGATCGGTGAGCAGGTTGAGGGTTACTCCTGTTGTCGTGCCCAGGAACGCCCATGCATTCCTTCTGCTCTCCTACGGAAACGTAAGCGGTACGGGAGGCAACAAGGGTTGTGTGTTCATGAACTCCCTGGAGATTGGCGTACCTGGTCATCGAGGGTGGGTGCCGATTTGGAAAGGGGTGGATGCGCCAATCTGCGACCAGGGCGTCTTCGTTTCGCCGTTCACCGCAAGAGATCCACTGCCGAATACGCGCTGAGGCGTTCTGAATCGTGCGCACGAACGCGACCAGCAAGCGCGCGAGTGTCGCTCCGCAGTCGGATCGGATGACCACGTTCTTGACTACGTAAAGTTCTCACACACTTGGCCTTGGCGAAATGGCGGTGACTCTGACGGGGGCCGAAGGGCCGTCCCAGCAGGGCCACCGCCTCGTCATCAACCCTGGAAGTTGATTCTTTGGGATTCATTTGCTCGATTCAAGGTGAGTTCACACATGAGTTCCCATTCCGACTGGTGTCGATGAACTTTGGTGGTTCGGGTCTCTGGCACTGGTAAGCGCGAACATTGGTCGACCGCAGTTCATGGACCTGACTTCGGCGGAATCGCGTGCATTCAGGATTGCCGTCACCCGTCCGAATGGGGCGGGTAGGGTTTCAAGAGCAGCAATTTATTCGTGAAAGGCCGCGCCGTGTTTGCCCTGATTGTCCGCTTTATCGTGCTCCCCGACCACCTCGAAGCCTTCGACGCGCTGGATTACCACTCCAAAGAGGACCTACAACGGTGGGCAATCGATCGTCGGGTCGACGAGTTGTTCAACAAGCGACCCGAGGAATGGGACAAAACTTTGGTAGAACGACTCAAGATTAGGCCAAATCAACTATCCAGCGACTGGGGGCTGTGCTTGAGGCTTTTGCGCGACGAAATGCAGTTGTCCACGCCGGCAGCCAGGTTGACCAAAAATATCTCACCCGTCTTCCGGATGGCCTAGAAAAACCAAGTCTTGGTACTCCACTCGTATGTGATGAAAAGGATCTCATTAAAATATTGGATCTAATAGGACAACTCGGAACGTCGCTCGCGATTGCTTGGGTGGCCCACTTCCTGCCAGGAAGTCCCAATGTTGCGGAGTTGGCCGTTCAGCCCGTAGTGCGGGCCTTATAGGAAAACCGATGGCAGGATGCCAAGGCTATTGTCGAAATTGCATTC
This Ferrimicrobium acidiphilum DSM 19497 DNA region includes the following protein-coding sequences:
- a CDS encoding transposase gives rise to the protein MEESPRAIFAGDLRINGMNEMLDHWCGGTSRSRLPSFIRLSKTIRTQKRRYPRPIRLGVSNGRVEGLDA
- a CDS encoding DUF4232 domain-containing protein, which produces MALLLAAFVLASCGSSPAASPNSKSTTTATYKSGSKSRAPAVTEVRRASSCYPSSLHSNIVNQGAAGGTDTLVISLRNVSHRTCELVGYPDVQMLRGSRHIPITLVRSTNPLGSVSRLRVTPVVVPRNAHAFLLLSYGNVSGTGGNKGCVFMNSLEIGVPGHRGWVPIWKGVDAPICDQGVFVSPFTARDPLPNTR
- a CDS encoding WD40/YVTN/BNR-like repeat-containing protein; translated protein: MNQTSYSVFRTTNGTNWSPVLALSTAGAGAAPGDPGKVPRGPGASPGPMAVVGGSSSAVLAGECEACGLGTTSVSSTQNAGASWNNFPTIQNGGLSGSMSFVSPSEGWLLDSYGTGTVSLLQTLDGGSTWKEVYPMAHPHPVNSVSFVNAQVGYGVGVPGDAGAFLKTDNGGRTWSKIGDVPTTATGTASQIVFVTEQHGFVVYSPIPNKSGIYETNDGGKSWTLLKNPNGTNMLLIFAGTQDGVAFGPTQHWATTNGGQSWFQVHLKSPWLPWLPWLPASDSAVAGLYLAGLARLPVAKTLTDIVHSQNGGQYAQISFAGSQVAWFPSPSQGGVLLTTDGGAKWSNINIHGISYADFDFVNGEDGWAQSSGGSLLRTTSGGKTWTYASNPTP